In Streptomyces sp. NBC_00704, a genomic segment contains:
- a CDS encoding carbohydrate ABC transporter permease, which translates to MNKLNGGLVRAFLIVVGLFWLVPTVGLLISSLRAPEDMSASGWWEVFSKPSQLTFDSYQKLLENGDITGSLVNTVLITVPATVLVVVIGSLAGYAFAWMEFPGRDWWFLAVVGLLVVPVQVALIPIAELFGKIGLFGNILGVILFHVGFGLPFAVFLLRNFFAEIPRELLEAARLDGAGELRLFARVVMPLGGPAIASLGIFQFLWVWNDMLVALVFTNADSQPITVALQTQVRQFGNNIDVLAPGAFISMVVPLAVFFAFQRQFVSGVMAGAVK; encoded by the coding sequence ATGAACAAGCTCAACGGGGGGCTGGTCCGCGCCTTCCTGATCGTCGTCGGCCTGTTCTGGCTGGTGCCGACCGTCGGGCTGCTGATCTCCTCGCTGCGCGCTCCCGAGGACATGAGCGCGAGCGGCTGGTGGGAGGTGTTCTCCAAGCCCTCCCAACTCACGTTCGACAGCTACCAGAAGCTGCTGGAGAACGGCGACATCACCGGTTCGCTGGTCAACACCGTGCTCATCACGGTGCCGGCGACGGTGCTGGTCGTGGTCATCGGCTCGCTCGCGGGCTACGCGTTCGCGTGGATGGAGTTCCCGGGGCGGGACTGGTGGTTCCTGGCCGTCGTCGGGCTGCTGGTCGTGCCCGTGCAGGTGGCGCTCATCCCGATCGCCGAACTGTTCGGCAAGATCGGCCTGTTCGGGAACATCCTGGGCGTCATCCTGTTCCACGTCGGGTTCGGACTGCCGTTCGCGGTGTTCCTGCTGCGCAACTTCTTCGCGGAGATCCCCCGCGAGCTGCTGGAGGCGGCGCGGCTGGACGGGGCGGGCGAACTGCGGCTGTTCGCGCGGGTCGTGATGCCGCTGGGCGGTCCGGCGATCGCGTCGCTGGGCATCTTCCAGTTCCTGTGGGTGTGGAACGACATGCTGGTCGCGCTGGTGTTCACCAACGCCGACAGCCAGCCGATCACGGTCGCCCTCCAGACGCAGGTGAGGCAGTTCGGCAACAACATCGACGTGCTGGCGCCCGGCGCGTTCATCTCGATGGTGGTCCCGCTGGCCGTGTTCTTCGCGTTCCAGCGGCAGTTCGTGTCCGGCGTGATGGCGGGCGCCGTCAAGTAG